A section of the Centropristis striata isolate RG_2023a ecotype Rhode Island chromosome 7, C.striata_1.0, whole genome shotgun sequence genome encodes:
- the prr16 gene encoding protein Largen encodes MSGSPNAEAEGVVSKVKVKKEIKTIVENLETILGDLKDVAKELKEVVHDIDTLTGDLQLEEDGLTDSSKTDTLNSSSSSTTTTTTASSLEKMKLFPDDCIFRQPAFIDPVPVNPLAVLTVLKKPHPPLPPPRLTPLRAEDHNIKNLPHPTLVLSGNISKATGSLMRNGGVFPLKPNRDLFSSTPCFISNDSGIPESGLVPTLPRPMPLLRHEKNKCPKAPGRESRERERVRFSEKVQYHGYCPDCDLQYDVDDTELHLQAELNDLRLSPVHCCSSSSPPPPHALPHELMLENGGLSASHSFPPTANTPPPCVPPHPPSLKPQKTILRKSTTTTV; translated from the exons ATGTCAGGGTCACCTAATGCAGAGGCTGAAGGAGTAGTCtccaaagtgaaagtgaaaaaggaGATCAAGACAATCGTGGAGAATTTGGAAACCATCCTGGGAGACCTCAAGGATGTAGCCAAAGAGCTCAAAGAG GTTGTTCATGACATTGACACACTGACTGGTGATCTACAACTGGAGGAGGACGGCCTGACAGACAGCTCTAAGACAGACACGCTGAACTCCAGCTCAAGTTCcaccaccactactactaccGCTTCCAGCCTGGAGAAGATGAAGCTCTTCCCTGATGACTGCATCTTCAGACAACCAGCGTTTATCGACCCGGTCCCTGTCAACCCTCTTGCAGTCCTGACTGTACTTAAGAAACCCCACCCTCCCCTACCGCCACCTAGACTTACCCCGCTGAGAGCCGAGGATCACAACATTAAGAATCTGCCTCATCCGACATTAGTGTTATCAGGGAATATATCCAAGGCTACCGGGTCTCTAATGAGGAATGGTGGGGTTTTTCCATTGAAACCAAACAGGGATTTATTCTCTTCTACCCCATGTTTCATTTCTAATGACAGTGGAATCCCGGAGTCGGGTCTTGTTCCTACATTACCCAGGCCTATGCCTCTTCTCCGCCATGAAAAGAACAAATGCCCCAAGGCCCCTGGCAGAGAGTCTCGTGAGAGGGAGCGTGTCCGGTTCAGTGAAAAGGTCCAGTACCACGGCTACTGCCCGGACTGCGACCTCCAATATGATGTAGACGACACAGAACTACACTTGCAGGCTGAGCTGAACGACCTGAGGCTCAGCCCAGTGCATtgctgctcttcctcctcccctcctcctcctcatgctcTTCCTCATGAACTTATGTTGGAAAACGGCGGCCTCTCGGCCAGCCACAGTTTCCCACCGACAGCAAACACACCTCCACCTTGTGTGCCTCCTCACCCGCCTTCCCTCAAGCCCCAGAAAACAATCCTACGCAAATCAACCACTACCACGGTTTGA